A single window of Candidatus Eremiobacterota bacterium DNA harbors:
- a CDS encoding mechanosensitive ion channel family protein — MNKHIIFALLFAVLALLLMMKGAPAQEQSPAASPGSVPEPSLSPMASPAASASASPAVTSSALPAASPSLPLAESAGPAPGKFSLFSLLENIFTPTIPFIPAASSKISSFERRRLINRRLDMVKTLMNSEEVILSVDNVGGITVIRAGDIIVMTVIDEDLPEYNLSHISAKERRELEQEFAEKALKGFNASLKRYRKMSEPGYLHAAAAIAAVLIAIATIINFLLRRFFPRTYLRWFVRFGIWIFTAIIVLLLFPFTRGAAFLAVDIVIMPILILWGVIAGACLIDPLLQFIAAKDIEGLRSLGRFRGAREKQRVETLLEAARYVIRSLVILMAIIIYLKILKVNTTAIAAFAGAIGVILSFVGQDFLRDTISGFIIVLEDQFGVGDIIESNRYGGIVESFSLRSTRLRDIKGALCTVPNSLLREVRNLSHNFAQVDFKVQVSYRADIDLALRVLKEEADLLRESASGDIIEEPELAGVDRLGESSVELRMFLRTRPKMQWYIERELNRRIKQRFDREGIEIPFNQLDLWIRQGAPLPCSEGQREQTHVVSAQKLK, encoded by the coding sequence TTGAACAAGCATATCATTTTTGCATTGCTTTTTGCTGTTCTGGCGCTCTTGCTGATGATGAAGGGAGCTCCTGCGCAGGAACAAAGCCCTGCCGCTTCACCCGGCTCAGTGCCTGAGCCATCTCTTTCTCCCATGGCCTCTCCTGCCGCTTCTGCTTCAGCCTCTCCTGCAGTCACTTCTTCGGCTCTCCCTGCAGCTTCACCTTCGTTGCCTCTGGCTGAGTCCGCAGGCCCTGCTCCCGGGAAATTCTCCCTGTTCTCCCTTCTTGAGAATATTTTCACTCCGACAATCCCTTTCATCCCGGCAGCCAGCAGCAAGATATCTTCCTTTGAAAGGCGCCGCCTCATCAACAGGCGCCTTGACATGGTGAAAACGCTCATGAACAGTGAAGAAGTCATCCTTTCTGTTGACAATGTGGGAGGGATTACGGTAATCCGCGCCGGCGACATCATTGTCATGACCGTGATAGACGAAGACCTCCCCGAGTATAACCTGAGTCACATTTCTGCAAAGGAGCGCCGCGAACTTGAGCAGGAGTTTGCGGAGAAAGCCCTCAAGGGTTTCAACGCATCGCTGAAAAGATACCGGAAGATGAGCGAGCCCGGCTATCTCCATGCCGCTGCCGCTATCGCCGCCGTGCTCATTGCCATCGCTACCATTATCAACTTCCTTCTGCGCAGGTTTTTCCCCCGGACATACCTCAGGTGGTTTGTCAGATTTGGCATCTGGATCTTTACCGCCATAATAGTCCTGCTTCTCTTTCCCTTCACGCGGGGAGCCGCTTTCCTTGCCGTTGACATTGTTATAATGCCCATCTTAATTCTCTGGGGAGTGATTGCCGGGGCCTGCCTCATTGATCCTCTCCTCCAGTTCATAGCCGCAAAGGATATTGAGGGGCTTCGCTCGCTGGGAAGATTCCGCGGCGCCAGGGAGAAGCAGCGAGTCGAGACTCTCCTTGAAGCCGCGCGCTATGTCATAAGGAGCCTGGTGATCCTGATGGCGATCATAATATATCTCAAGATTCTCAAGGTCAATACTACGGCCATCGCGGCTTTCGCGGGGGCGATTGGTGTCATCCTGAGCTTTGTCGGCCAGGATTTTTTGCGCGACACTATATCGGGGTTTATCATAGTGCTGGAAGACCAGTTCGGCGTAGGGGACATCATTGAGAGCAACCGCTATGGAGGCATTGTTGAGAGCTTCAGCCTGCGCTCCACGCGCCTGCGCGACATCAAGGGCGCCCTTTGCACGGTTCCCAACTCGCTGCTCCGCGAAGTCCGCAATCTCTCCCATAATTTCGCCCAGGTAGATTTCAAGGTCCAGGTCTCCTACCGTGCAGATATTGACCTGGCTCTCAGGGTCCTCAAGGAAGAGGCAGACCTGCTCCGGGAATCGGCTTCAGGTGATATAATTGAGGAGCCCGAGCTTGCAGGTGTTGACAGGCTGGGAGAAAGCAGCGTGGAGCTCCGCATGTTTCTCAGGACCCGGCCCAAAATGCAATGGTATATAGAGAGGGAGCTCAACAGGAGAATCAAGCAGCGTTTTGACAGGGAGGGAATCGAGATACCCTTCAACCAGCTCGACCTCTGGATCCGCCAGGGCGCTCCACTGCCATGCAGTGAGGGACAGCGGGAGCAAACGCATGTTGTCAGCGCTCAGAAGCTGAAATAG
- a CDS encoding PAS domain-containing protein, whose amino-acid sequence MKDSGKTKKRLIEELEELRKELVRLRATRQQPGMAIDEEFIINLMHFAPLSMYITSSDNRYLVVNREWEKRTGVAKEEALGKKIDQLFPPPVAGRIICVNNKVKNKGVPQSQELSIDGDGGKKYYLTVKFPLRSDSGRVKAVGTISLDITDRKLEEKALKERENAFRRLLESLQEGIIITDGRGVILFVNAGMAEMIGYTIEELTGKDLAVIIARQEVDVCWPGSRCGSRESGERQYVEFIKKDGGLVHAIVNASPVLDEEGACRGLIAGVLDFTERRKLEKEREDLITDLKMALAEIKTLSGILPICMHCKKIHNDNGSWERLEQYICRRTDAEFSHGICPECAESLYPEIFARRKSG is encoded by the coding sequence ATGAAGGACAGCGGCAAGACGAAAAAGCGGCTCATCGAGGAGCTTGAGGAACTGCGCAAAGAGCTTGTCCGGCTCAGGGCAACACGGCAGCAGCCAGGAATGGCCATTGATGAGGAATTCATCATCAATCTCATGCATTTTGCCCCCCTGTCCATGTACATCACCTCTTCAGATAACCGCTATCTGGTGGTGAACAGGGAGTGGGAAAAGAGGACGGGGGTCGCGAAAGAGGAGGCTCTCGGGAAGAAGATTGACCAATTGTTCCCGCCCCCGGTGGCGGGGCGGATTATCTGTGTCAATAACAAAGTGAAAAATAAAGGGGTTCCTCAGAGCCAGGAGCTCTCTATTGACGGTGACGGAGGGAAGAAATATTATCTCACGGTGAAGTTCCCTCTTCGCAGTGACTCCGGACGGGTAAAAGCGGTGGGAACGATATCGCTGGATATTACCGACCGCAAACTGGAAGAAAAGGCGCTGAAAGAGAGGGAAAACGCTTTCCGGAGGCTGCTGGAAAGCCTGCAGGAAGGCATCATAATCACTGACGGGCGGGGCGTTATACTATTTGTGAACGCAGGAATGGCAGAAATGATTGGATATACGATAGAGGAGCTGACAGGGAAAGACCTGGCTGTAATCATTGCCCGTCAGGAAGTTGATGTATGCTGGCCTGGCAGCAGATGCGGCAGCAGGGAATCGGGAGAGCGTCAATATGTGGAGTTTATCAAGAAGGATGGGGGCTTGGTGCATGCAATAGTCAATGCTTCTCCGGTGCTCGATGAAGAGGGCGCCTGTCGTGGGCTGATTGCAGGGGTGCTCGATTTCACCGAGCGCAGGAAACTGGAGAAGGAAAGGGAGGATCTTATCACCGATCTTAAGATGGCTCTTGCCGAGATTAAGACTTTGAGCGGCATCCTTCCCATCTGCATGCACTGCAAGAAGATTCATAATGACAACGGCTCATGGGAGAGACTTGAGCAGTATATCTGCAGGCGCACCGATGCGGAATTCAGCCATGGCATCTGCCCTGAATGCGCGGAAAGCCTGTATCCTGAAATTTTTGCGCGGAGAAAATCTGGCTGA
- a CDS encoding ankyrin repeat domain-containing protein, protein MNLYSGDESIIDLLGEEIRCSKRKAREYRKCIALFRARLAATPELLKEERQRKVTILHWAVKENFTDVAELLISRGADVNALTINGVSPLHWACEGNSLEMVDLLIRKGARLNARDRCGRTPLYRALRRSRKRIAAFLIMKGAVINRGDLSVASVIDVPKRELLHAYHG, encoded by the coding sequence ATGAATCTTTACAGCGGGGACGAGTCCATCATTGATTTGCTTGGAGAGGAGATAAGGTGCAGTAAAAGAAAAGCCAGGGAATACAGAAAATGCATCGCACTTTTCCGCGCCCGGTTAGCGGCGACTCCTGAGCTGCTGAAAGAGGAAAGGCAGAGGAAGGTCACAATACTCCACTGGGCAGTCAAGGAAAATTTCACCGATGTCGCGGAATTGCTCATCTCCCGGGGAGCAGATGTCAATGCTCTTACAATAAACGGTGTTTCCCCCCTTCATTGGGCCTGCGAGGGAAATTCCCTCGAGATGGTTGACCTGCTGATTCGTAAAGGGGCCAGGCTCAACGCAAGGGACAGGTGCGGCAGGACTCCTCTTTATCGTGCTCTCAGGCGCAGCAGAAAAAGAATTGCAGCGTTTCTCATCATGAAAGGCGCAGTAATCAACAGGGGAGATTTGTCTGTCGCTTCCGTCATTGATGTGCCCAAAAGAGAGCTCCTCCATGCGTATCATGGATAG
- a CDS encoding ATP-binding protein: MKTPRTRNDSDMERKILVRYFILFFLPIALIITASTYTIYVNEENVERVIFEREEEKTVGRITRGILSDLHVVISDFLILSEKRELREPRRFFTASFMDNLKEEYLVSLKMKEFFEELTLLDAEGKEALRLVNSKGNPFAVPQSELADREKFPHFIESAKGGKWEIYISPVMRDSQEERRPGEHPHLSLYIGKPIYDMNNEKWGVLLVKYYADQILNHFERLSINSEGHVMLADSTGVCFMDSMSENSFALKSGLSLEQLFPLEWTRIMAGDSGQFLDRQGLFTFKTVFPPREALRLAAGPGYRSDPADVVPEESSYCWKIISFVPRETLSLPIRRISRDFIIFEALLLVLLAFISFYIARAQASRRLAENALKESEKRYSTLVEQAKDGIIIMREGTISFANRAMGGICGYRPERLVGMNVSDIVLDEAECLLSNACSTRFLDEHSQSLYEMQMRCDDGSLKVVGISAGTICFHDELSVMWVVRDISERKRAEDELKRVREEFLATLTHDMKTPLTSMMGYIGLVANPRFGEVPRKKLDYIKTAEYLGRILLVMINNVIHSSKIETGHMDYHCESFLLSELIGELKATFGSHSLLSGVNNDFSCPEDTWVRADRPRIREVFYNLISNAYRYTPEGGTVAISVVPAGEDISIRVSDTGSGITRSDQEKIFDKYGQGHGERRGTGLGLHIVKKILEGHGKEIKVESTPGEGTAFTFSLQKGQRPVEALPRRNAVLIVGDEAKDIESLAKMLSAEGYPVETAERSGDAVEKIHSLDPGLVVIFRRPSDCDTLEFMDLLGSSTVRRKLPAVLISQEPSIEAVESFSLVIPLPLDIQYLTDEVRILLA; encoded by the coding sequence ATGAAAACCCCCAGGACCCGTAATGATTCCGATATGGAGAGAAAAATCCTCGTCCGCTATTTTATCCTGTTCTTTCTTCCCATTGCTCTTATTATCACCGCAAGCACTTACACAATATACGTGAATGAAGAGAACGTGGAGCGGGTCATCTTCGAGAGAGAGGAGGAAAAGACCGTGGGCCGCATTACAAGGGGCATCCTCTCCGACCTCCACGTGGTGATATCCGATTTTCTGATCCTTTCCGAAAAAAGAGAGCTTCGCGAGCCCCGCCGATTCTTCACTGCCTCCTTTATGGACAATCTCAAGGAGGAGTATCTCGTCAGTCTGAAAATGAAGGAATTCTTCGAGGAGCTTACCCTTCTCGATGCTGAAGGCAAGGAAGCCCTCAGGCTGGTCAATTCAAAAGGAAATCCTTTTGCGGTGCCCCAGAGTGAACTGGCCGACAGGGAAAAATTTCCCCACTTCATTGAGAGCGCAAAGGGGGGGAAATGGGAGATTTATATCTCACCGGTCATGAGGGACAGCCAGGAAGAGAGGCGGCCCGGCGAGCACCCTCATCTCTCGCTCTATATAGGGAAGCCGATTTACGACATGAACAATGAAAAATGGGGCGTCCTGCTGGTGAAATACTATGCAGACCAGATACTTAATCATTTTGAAAGATTGTCAATCAATTCAGAAGGGCATGTGATGCTTGCAGACTCCACGGGAGTGTGCTTTATGGACTCAATGAGCGAAAACAGCTTTGCCTTGAAGAGCGGCCTCTCGCTGGAGCAGCTTTTCCCTCTCGAGTGGACCCGGATTATGGCAGGCGACTCGGGGCAGTTTTTGGACAGGCAGGGCCTCTTTACCTTCAAGACCGTCTTTCCCCCAAGGGAGGCTCTCAGGCTTGCAGCCGGCCCCGGTTACAGAAGTGATCCCGCAGATGTGGTCCCGGAGGAGAGCAGCTATTGCTGGAAGATCATATCCTTTGTCCCCCGGGAGACTCTCAGCCTGCCCATCAGGAGAATCTCGAGAGACTTTATTATATTTGAAGCGCTGCTGCTTGTTCTTCTTGCCTTCATCTCATTCTATATCGCCAGAGCACAGGCAAGCAGGAGGCTCGCGGAAAACGCTCTCAAGGAATCGGAAAAGAGATACTCGACGCTTGTGGAGCAGGCCAAGGACGGGATCATCATCATGAGGGAAGGAACCATCAGCTTCGCCAACAGGGCGATGGGTGGCATCTGCGGATACCGCCCGGAAAGACTTGTGGGCATGAATGTCTCGGATATTGTTCTTGATGAAGCGGAGTGCCTCCTCAGTAATGCCTGCAGTACAAGATTCCTTGACGAGCATTCGCAGTCTCTCTATGAAATGCAGATGCGCTGCGATGACGGGTCGCTGAAAGTCGTGGGCATCTCAGCGGGAACCATCTGTTTTCATGACGAGCTTTCCGTCATGTGGGTGGTGCGGGACATAAGCGAAAGAAAAAGAGCGGAAGATGAGCTCAAGCGGGTGAGGGAGGAGTTCCTCGCGACGCTCACCCATGATATGAAAACTCCTCTTACCTCTATGATGGGATATATCGGTCTTGTTGCCAACCCGCGCTTTGGGGAGGTGCCGCGGAAAAAGTTGGATTATATCAAGACAGCGGAATACCTGGGCAGGATCCTCCTTGTCATGATAAACAACGTCATTCATTCCTCAAAAATTGAGACAGGGCACATGGATTATCACTGTGAAAGCTTTCTGCTTTCGGAACTGATCGGGGAGCTGAAAGCGACATTCGGCTCCCATTCGCTTCTGAGCGGCGTGAATAATGATTTTTCCTGCCCTGAGGATACATGGGTGCGAGCTGACAGGCCAAGAATCAGGGAAGTCTTTTATAATCTCATTTCCAATGCCTATCGCTACACCCCCGAGGGAGGGACCGTGGCAATCAGCGTGGTGCCTGCCGGTGAGGACATCAGCATCAGGGTCTCTGATACGGGTTCTGGCATTACACGGTCTGATCAGGAAAAGATATTTGACAAATATGGGCAGGGCCACGGAGAACGGAGGGGCACAGGGCTTGGCCTCCACATCGTGAAAAAGATACTTGAGGGCCATGGGAAGGAGATTAAGGTGGAGAGCACCCCGGGGGAAGGCACGGCCTTCACCTTTTCTCTCCAGAAGGGGCAGAGGCCCGTTGAGGCGCTGCCGAGGCGCAACGCGGTGCTTATCGTGGGCGATGAGGCAAAAGACATTGAAAGCCTCGCGAAGATGCTCTCCGCCGAGGGATATCCTGTTGAGACTGCTGAACGGAGCGGCGATGCCGTTGAAAAGATCCATTCCCTGGACCCGGGCCTCGTGGTCATCTTCCGCAGGCCTTCTGACTGTGACACACTTGAATTCATGGACCTCCTCGGCAGTTCCACAGTGCGCCGGAAACTGCCAGCCGTGCTGATTTCTCAGGAGCCGAGCATTGAGGCGGTGGAAAGTTTTTCCCTCGTGATCCCTCTCCCCCTGGATATCCAGTATCTCACGGACGAGGTGCGAATCCTCCTCGCATAG
- a CDS encoding cytidylate kinase-like family protein, with protein MSTKTLDRLINSQIHRWEKEKKARERRDESLQRRSPIITISRQVGSGGGEIGALTAKKLKYPFLDRAIVESIAERASIRQTAVETLDERARGMMEEYLRAVMKMDDLSRSEYLRQLTEVLVVAAQHGRVVILGRGAGFLLRSFPLLRVRIVCPPKIRAERIALKNSMTMREAEEMVEVIDKERALFIRNNFFMDISDATNYDLIINSEMISASHASDAIVRMFRMLYLQDRDKER; from the coding sequence ATGTCCACAAAAACACTTGACAGGCTTATTAATTCGCAGATTCACCGGTGGGAAAAAGAAAAGAAAGCCCGGGAGAGGCGTGATGAATCACTGCAGAGGCGCTCCCCGATCATCACCATTTCGAGGCAGGTCGGCAGCGGCGGCGGTGAAATCGGTGCTCTTACCGCAAAAAAGCTGAAATACCCGTTTCTCGACCGGGCCATCGTGGAATCAATCGCGGAGCGCGCATCAATCAGGCAGACTGCCGTTGAGACGCTCGATGAAAGAGCCCGCGGCATGATGGAGGAGTATCTCCGCGCGGTCATGAAGATGGACGATCTCTCAAGGTCAGAATATCTCAGGCAGCTTACGGAAGTGCTCGTGGTGGCGGCCCAGCACGGCAGGGTGGTCATACTGGGAAGGGGAGCGGGCTTTCTGCTCAGGTCATTTCCTCTCCTTCGGGTGAGAATAGTATGTCCTCCGAAAATCAGGGCAGAAAGGATTGCATTAAAAAACAGCATGACAATGCGGGAAGCAGAAGAGATGGTGGAAGTGATAGATAAGGAGCGGGCACTGTTCATCAGGAATAATTTCTTCATGGACATCAGCGATGCGACAAACTATGACCTGATAATCAACAGCGAAATGATCAGTGCGTCTCATGCGTCTGACGCCATTGTCAGGATGTTCAGAATGCTCTATCTGCAGGATCGTGACAAGGAAAGATGA
- a CDS encoding universal stress protein — MIGDPGMIPFKKILCPSDFSDPSYNALVMADKLAKSLDAELFVLHIVPTIPLLYYPSPMGPDEYVDFNVVTYQDALLKEAHRKMDSVVEEKISPEVKVHKVVLQGAAAEEIVKYAEAAGVDLIVISTHGNTGLNLLVFGSVADKVVRSAECPVLTMRRQDARS, encoded by the coding sequence ATGATAGGAGACCCTGGTATGATTCCCTTTAAAAAGATTCTGTGCCCCAGCGATTTCAGCGACCCCTCCTATAATGCCCTTGTCATGGCAGATAAACTGGCAAAGTCTCTCGATGCCGAGCTCTTCGTGCTGCATATTGTTCCGACGATACCGCTTCTCTATTATCCCTCCCCCATGGGTCCCGATGAGTACGTTGACTTCAACGTGGTCACGTACCAGGATGCGCTTCTCAAGGAAGCGCATCGGAAAATGGACAGCGTGGTCGAGGAGAAGATATCGCCGGAAGTAAAGGTTCACAAGGTCGTGCTCCAGGGAGCGGCAGCAGAGGAGATCGTCAAGTATGCAGAAGCCGCAGGTGTGGATCTTATTGTCATATCTACCCATGGTAATACGGGGCTGAACCTGCTGGTCTTCGGCTCCGTGGCAGACAAGGTGGTGCGGAGCGCGGAATGTCCGGTGCTCACGATGCGCAGGCAGGATGCCCGGAGCTGA
- a CDS encoding mechanosensitive ion channel yields the protein MEYLKNMKHVLFGWLNDPTAVKVMVMVVGLLILNRLMHFVHRQLDLRMRNPESVYPMKKLTMVFAYVVAFIFITGIFRDKLGGLTLAFGVAGAGIAFALQEVIASIAGWVAIMMGNFYRVGDRVLLGGIKGDVIDIGVLRTTLMELGDWVRGDGYNGRIVRVANSFVFKEPVYNYSGDFPFLWDEIIVPVKYGSDWKLAKRLFKEAADEVMKEHTEVARTAWEHMVKNYRIENASVEPKVWMTANDNWIEFTVRYVVDFKERRDARDRIFTRILEEVEGSRGAVGLASATFHLVEAPVFTVKLRDAPSDIDKRP from the coding sequence ATGGAATACCTCAAGAATATGAAGCATGTCCTGTTCGGCTGGCTCAATGATCCGACAGCGGTAAAGGTCATGGTAATGGTCGTAGGGCTGCTGATCCTCAATCGCTTGATGCACTTCGTGCATCGCCAGCTCGACCTGCGGATGCGGAATCCTGAGAGCGTCTACCCCATGAAGAAGCTCACCATGGTGTTTGCTTATGTGGTCGCCTTTATCTTCATCACCGGCATTTTCCGTGACAAGCTGGGAGGGCTCACGCTCGCTTTCGGCGTTGCCGGTGCAGGTATCGCCTTTGCGCTGCAGGAGGTTATTGCAAGCATAGCGGGATGGGTGGCCATTATGATGGGTAATTTCTACCGCGTGGGAGACCGCGTCCTGCTGGGAGGAATTAAAGGCGATGTCATCGACATCGGCGTACTGCGGACCACGCTCATGGAGCTGGGTGACTGGGTGCGCGGCGATGGCTACAACGGGAGGATAGTGCGGGTGGCCAACAGCTTTGTTTTCAAGGAGCCCGTATATAATTATTCAGGCGATTTCCCCTTTCTCTGGGATGAGATCATCGTTCCTGTCAAATACGGAAGCGACTGGAAGCTCGCGAAGAGGCTTTTTAAGGAAGCGGCTGACGAAGTGATGAAAGAGCATACTGAAGTCGCCCGCACGGCCTGGGAGCATATGGTGAAAAATTACAGGATAGAAAACGCTTCTGTGGAGCCCAAAGTGTGGATGACGGCCAATGATAACTGGATAGAGTTTACCGTCCGCTACGTGGTTGACTTTAAGGAGAGACGGGATGCCAGGGACAGGATATTCACGCGAATACTGGAAGAGGTGGAAGGGAGCAGGGGTGCGGTTGGGTTAGCCTCAGCCACTTTCCACCTTGTGGAGGCACCGGTCTTCACGGTGAAGCTCCGTGATGCACCGTCGGATATTGATAAACGGCCATGA
- a CDS encoding KamA family radical SAM protein gives MARVRENSHGLCDADSFTPLDKLDFLNKALDIFPEIKSIMGRKSGVEEARGALLSLSYRIERGIESRDSMVHPLERISIKEALLVFRNFLSERNEERTGHQVLKTVFQALRSDEETLRGMSIDFIEELEHLLKALRGMSGQYSRDGLQGKEPAYLKLKGREAALARCRFLDGLSRYSEKYIYHKYPSGIEEHVAAARKENVRRILRFFSARQRDWNDYTWHLKHIVKDCSTLESLVELTGDEREAIEEARGKGIPFGITPYYVSLMDREPHRKFDHAVRAQVIPPLSYVKRFRHMDRREMDFMREQDTSPIDLVTRRYPMIAIFKPFNTCAQICVYCQRNWEIDEVNSPHALASSRQIDDAIEWFRVNDTVRAVLITGGDPLILPDAMLDELIGRLSAIPHIERIRLGTRTPVVLPMRFTGTLVKILKKYHSPGKKELCIVTHFEHPYEITPQAMEAVQRVKKSTSINFYNQQVFTIENSRRFETVALRRALKLMGVDPYYVFYAKGKKETEHYIVPIARLLQERKEEARLTPGVIRTDEPVYNIPGIGKNHLRAMQDHELIMLTPRGNRIYEMHPWEKAIVTSGTYLYEDVPLGSYLRRLAGRGEDTSEYGNLWYYY, from the coding sequence ATGGCGCGAGTAAGGGAAAACTCTCATGGCCTGTGTGACGCCGATTCTTTTACTCCGCTTGACAAACTGGATTTTCTCAACAAAGCCCTGGACATCTTCCCTGAGATAAAATCCATCATGGGCAGGAAGAGCGGAGTCGAGGAAGCCCGGGGTGCCCTCCTTTCGCTTTCATACAGGATTGAGAGGGGCATAGAAAGTCGCGATTCCATGGTCCACCCCCTTGAAAGGATAAGCATCAAGGAAGCCCTGCTGGTGTTCCGCAATTTCCTCAGCGAGAGAAATGAAGAGAGAACGGGCCACCAGGTCCTGAAGACTGTCTTTCAGGCACTCAGAAGTGATGAAGAGACTCTGCGCGGCATGTCCATTGACTTCATAGAGGAGCTTGAGCACCTTCTGAAGGCCCTCAGGGGAATGTCCGGGCAGTACTCCCGGGACGGGCTGCAGGGAAAAGAGCCTGCTTACCTGAAGCTGAAAGGCCGCGAAGCGGCTCTTGCACGCTGCCGCTTCCTTGACGGGCTTTCGAGGTACAGCGAGAAGTACATTTATCACAAGTACCCTTCCGGTATTGAAGAGCATGTCGCCGCCGCTCGAAAAGAGAACGTGCGCAGGATTCTGCGCTTTTTCAGCGCCAGGCAGCGCGACTGGAATGATTATACCTGGCACCTGAAGCACATTGTGAAGGACTGCAGCACCCTCGAGAGCTTGGTGGAGCTTACCGGCGACGAGAGGGAAGCCATAGAGGAGGCCCGGGGAAAAGGCATTCCTTTCGGCATCACCCCCTACTATGTCTCCCTCATGGACAGGGAGCCACACCGGAAATTCGACCATGCCGTACGCGCCCAGGTAATCCCTCCCCTGAGCTACGTGAAGCGGTTCCGCCACATGGACAGGAGGGAGATGGACTTCATGCGCGAGCAGGACACCTCTCCCATCGACCTGGTGACGCGCAGATACCCTATGATCGCCATCTTCAAGCCCTTCAATACCTGCGCCCAGATTTGCGTTTACTGCCAGAGAAACTGGGAGATAGACGAGGTGAACTCGCCCCATGCACTTGCCTCTTCGAGGCAGATCGATGATGCCATCGAGTGGTTCAGGGTGAACGATACCGTGCGTGCGGTCCTCATCACGGGAGGAGACCCTTTGATTCTGCCCGATGCAATGCTTGATGAGCTTATCGGCCGCCTGAGCGCCATCCCGCATATCGAGAGAATCCGCCTCGGCACAAGGACCCCCGTGGTGCTTCCCATGAGGTTCACAGGCACCCTTGTGAAGATCCTGAAAAAATACCACTCCCCCGGGAAGAAGGAATTATGTATCGTGACTCATTTTGAGCATCCTTACGAAATCACGCCACAGGCCATGGAAGCGGTGCAGAGGGTAAAAAAGAGCACGAGCATCAACTTTTACAACCAGCAGGTATTTACCATAGAGAACAGCCGCAGGTTCGAAACGGTGGCGCTCAGGAGGGCCCTGAAGCTCATGGGCGTTGATCCTTATTACGTGTTCTATGCCAAGGGCAAGAAAGAGACCGAGCATTACATAGTTCCCATTGCCCGCCTTCTCCAGGAGAGAAAGGAAGAAGCGCGCCTCACCCCCGGTGTCATAAGGACCGATGAGCCGGTATACAATATACCGGGAATAGGCAAAAACCACCTGAGGGCCATGCAGGACCATGAGCTCATAATGCTGACCCCCCGGGGAAACAGGATTTACGAGATGCACCCCTGGGAGAAGGCGATAGTCACTTCCGGCACTTACCTCTACGAGGACGTACCCCTGGGCAGTTATTTAAGGAGGCTTGCCGGGCGCGGAGAAGATACAAGTGAATATGGGAACCTCTGGTATTACTATTGA